A stretch of the Lolium perenne isolate Kyuss_39 chromosome 3, Kyuss_2.0, whole genome shotgun sequence genome encodes the following:
- the LOC127343392 gene encoding uncharacterized protein, which translates to MADHFALMTGRMITEATLQSAIHQAFDVPSGKADCDHHDHSVFEDGRIKSGVVVECRICQEEGDEAYMETPCSCKGSLKYAHHICIQRWCNEKGDTICEICLQQFTPNYSAPLKLFRIGRNQIIFRRTGETPENLNAEENISQTAGHAAGTSSFDSQGSNPKGATYCRVIAIALMALLVLRDAISLLLGGPEVYSMALITLLMLRTAGIVIPIYIILISVVTLLHRYNQHQGVHDVTPVSEPGRAEGLQSLQSMPTQQHVISIQ; encoded by the exons ATGGCGGACCACTTCGCCCTGATGACGGGGCGGATGATCACGGAGGCGACGCTTCAGTCAGCCATTCATCAGGCCTTCGACGTTCCTTCCGGGAAGGCTGATTGTGATCATCATGATCATTCTGTTTTTGAGGACGGGAGGATCAAGAGTGGCGTCGTGGTGGAATGCAGAATCTGCCAAGAAGAAGGTGATGAAGCTTACATGGAGACCCCTTGCTCCTGCAAGGGTAGCCTCAAG TACGCTCACCACATATGCATCCAGAGGTGGTGTAACGAGAAGGGAGACACCATATGTGAGATATGCTTACAG CAATTTACACCAAACTACAGTGCCCCTTTGAAGTTGTTTCGGATCGGAAGAAACCAAATTATCTTCAG GAGAactggagaaacaccagagaaCCTCAATGCTGAAGAAAACATTTCGCAAACGGCTGGTCATGCTGCTGGCACATCAAGCTTTGACTCTCAAGGTTCCAATCCGAAAGGTGCCACCTACTGCCGTGTAATTGCCATAGCT TTGATGGCTCTGCTAGTGCTCCGTGACGCGATTTCGCTTCTCCTCGGCGGTCCTGAGGTGTACTCCATGGCACTGATCACG CTGCTGATGTTGAGAACAGCCGGAATTGTCATACCAATCTACATCATCTTGATATCAGTTGTCACATTGCTCCATCGGTACAATCAACACCAG GGTGTTCATGACGTGACGCCAGTTTCAGAGCCAGGACGAGCAGAGGGCTTACAGAGCCTGCAGTCGATGCCAACACAACAACATGTTATCAGCATCCAGTAG